The Puniceicoccaceae bacterium genomic interval CTTATGTGAACATGTTGCGTGTGACATCGGAAGCGTTTTCCGCAGTGATTGGTGGATGTGACAGTCTGCATGTTGGACCCTTTGATGAGGTGGTGCGTCAGCCCGATGCATTTTCACGCCGCATTGCCCGCAACGTGCATACGATTTTGGCGGAAGAGTGTGATCTCACACGCGTGATCGATCCTGCCGGCGGCTCCTATTACGTGGAGTGGTTGACAGATCAGGTTGCGCAAAAGGCATGGCAGTGGTTTCAAAAGGTTGAGGCAGAAGGCGGCATTCTTGCGGCGATGAAGTCCGGCATGGTTCAGCGCAGCATTGCCGATGTTGCGGCAAAGCGCCTGTCCAATATTGAAACGCGGCGCGACGTCATTGTTGGAACCAATCAATATGCCAACGCGACTGAAAAACCGCTCGATCCGCGTCCGGTCGATTACGCGGCGCTCAAGGCAGAGCGTGCAGCGGCGGTTGCGGTTGCGAAGGGAAGGGCGTCGGTTGGTGATGATTTGGCGCAGGCGTTTTTGGATGGAGCAACCCTGGGAGAAGTGGTGGCAGGCTACCGCGAGGGCAGAGTGGAAGATGTGATTGAAGCACTTCCGACCCGGCGTGCTGCGGAGGCCTATGAGGCACTGCGGGCGGCGTCGGCTTCCTACCGTGCTCAACATGGGCATGCTCCACGTATCTTTCAGGCGAACTGGGGTCCGTCCCGCAGCTATCGCATGCGTGCAGACTGGACATCCGCGTTTTATCAGGCCGGAGGATTTGAGGTGATTAACGACACCGATTTTGAATCGGTTGACTCGCTGACGCAGGCGTTGAGCAACAGCGGTGCGGCCGTTGCGGTGATCACATCGTCTGACGAGGCCTATGCCGAATGGGCTGAAACCCTGGCGCGTGCGATCAAATCGGTGGATGCGTCAATTTATGTGATTCTTGCCGGAGCACCGGGAGAGTCGGAGCAGCGCTGGCGCGATGCGGGAGTCGATGACTTTGTGAACGTGAGGGTCAATAACTATCAGATGCTCGAGCGCTTGATGAAACGGACCGGTGGCATCGCTTGATGTCTGCGGATTTGACCATTCCAAACACCCATTCAAACAAAAAAACACTTTTACACCATGGCACCACAACCGGATTTCACTCAATTGAGCTATCGCGAAGATGCGGCACCAGCTGATCTTCAGGCGTGGAAGGCTCGTTTTCAGGAGCAACTGGGCCGCGACATCGACGAAATGTCTTGGCGAACTGCTGAGCAGATCAATGTCAGGCCGCTCTATACGGCGGAGGATACCCAAGGCATGGTTCACACGCGATACCAGGCAGGCATCCCTCCCTTCCTGCGCGGACCCTATGCCACCATGTATGTCTTTCGCCCGTGGACGGTGCGTCAATACGCCGGATTTTCGACGGCGGAGGAATCCAATGCCTTTTATCGGCGCAATCTTGCCGCCGGGCAGACGGGTCTTTCAGTCGCCTTTGATCTGGCAACGCACCGGGGCTATGATTCCGATCATGATCGGGTCGTTGGTGATGTCGGCAAGGCGGGGGTTGCGATCGACTCCATTCTCGACATGGAGATTCTTTTTGATCGCATTCCGCTGAACAAGGTTTCCGTTTCCATGACCATGAACGGTGCAGTGCTGCCAGTGCTTGCCTTTTACATCGTCGCGGCGCTGGAGCAGGGTGCGAAGCTCGAGGAACTCAGCGGGACGATCCAGAATGATATCCTCAAGGAGTACATGGTGCGCAACACCTACATCTACCCGCCAGTGCCTTCGATGAAGATCATTGCGGACATCTTTGAGTACACTTCGAAGTACATGCCGAAGTTCAACTCGATTTCCATTTCCGGCTACCACATGCAGGAGGCGGGAGCGACTGCGGATCTCGAAATGGCCTATACGCTGGCCGATGGTCGTGAGTACATCCGTGCGGGCATCCAGGCTGGTATTCCGGTAGACGCGTTTGCGCCCCGCCTGTCCTTTTTCTGGGCACAGGGGAAAAACTACTTCATGGAAGTTGCCAAAATGCGTGCGGCTCGCGTGCTCTGGGCGCGAATTGTCAATGAGTTCAATCCGAAAAACCCAAAGTCCCTTGCGTTGCGCACGCACTCGCAGACATCGGGCTGGAGTCTGACCGAGCAGGATCCTTACAACAACGTTGCACGAACTTGTGTCGAAGCGATGGCGGCTTCCCTGGGGCATACGCAGAGCTTGCATACCAATGCGCTGGATGAAGCAATTGCGCTGCCGACCGATTTTTCTGCCCGCATCGCGCGCAATACACAGCTCTTCTTGCAGGATGAAACGGGCATCTGCAAGGTCATTGACCCCTGGGGTGGTTCGTACTACCTCGAATCGCTGACGCAGGAGCTGATTCGAAAGGGTTGGGACCACATCTGCGAGGTGGAGTCCTACGGTGGCATGGCCAAAGCGATTGAAGAAGGTCTTCCGAAGTTACGCATTGAGGAAGCTGCCGCGAGGCGCCAGGCCTGGATCGACAGTGGAAAGGAAACCATCGTCGGGGTGAACAAGTATCGCCTGGAGAAGGAGGATCCGCTCGAAATTCTCGACATCGATAATACCGCAGTTCGCCTCAGTCAGATTGAGCGCTTGAAAAAGCTTCGGGCAGAGCGTGACGAATCCGCGTGCCAGGCAGCATTGCATGCACTGGAAGCTGCCGCCGCATCGGGCAAGGGCAATCTGCTTGAACTGGCGGTTGCTGCTGCTCAGGCACGCGCATCGCTCGGGGAGATCTCGGATGCCTGTGAAAAGACCTTTGGTCGCCACCAGGCGGTTATTCGTTCGATCTCGGGAGTCTACAGCAGTGAGTTTGGAAATCAGGAAGCCATGGAAAAGGTAAAACAGCGCACCAAGGCATTTGAAGCAAAAGAAGGTCGTCGTCCCCGCATCATGGTCGCGAAGATGGGACAGGACGGTCACGACCGTGGAGCAAAGGTGGTGGCAACCGCCTATGCGGATATGGGCTTTGATGTGGACATCGGACCCTTGTTTCAGACTCCCGAAGAAACGGCACGACAGGCGGTCGAGAATGATTGTCACATTGTGGCGATGAGTTCGCTGGCGGCGGGGCACAAGACCTTGTTGCCCCATCTGGTGGCGGAACTGCGCAAGCTGGACCGTGAGGACATGATCGTGGTCTGTGGCGGAGTAATACCGGCGCAGGATTATGATTATCTCTATGAAAACGGTGCATCCGCGATTTTTGGACCGGGCACGGTTATCACAGATTCGGCGAATCAGTTGCTCGATCTTCTGGAAGACCTTTAGGTCTTTGCGCTGAGCATGGCAATGGGTTGTGGGCGCACCCGGTGGTTACTCAGGTATTGGGTTGTCGGGTTCGCCTGTTCCTTCGTCGCGATTCCAATGCCGGGAGCGTGCCCGCCGGCGCCATGCACCCGGAGTCATGCCCGTGTAGTCCTTGAAGGCGCGGTTGAAGCGGGACAGACTGTTGTGCCCAACGGATTCGGCCACCTCGGCAATTCGCATGTTTTCCTCCATCAGCAGACGGCTGGCTTCATTGAGGCGCACCTCGGCCAGATAGTCGCGAAAACGCAAGCCGGTTGACTGGTGAAAGACGCGGCTGAGGTGCTCGGCGCTGACACCACATTGCTCTGCAATTCCACTCAGGCGAAGGGGTTGCATGTAGTGTTGTCTGACGATTGCACAGGTGCGGTGGACCAGTCCCGGCAGTGCGGGTTCGCGTCCGCGCAAGCGCGGATCAGTATCCAACTCTTTCATCACCTCCTGCACCGCAAGGCGCAGCCAGCGACGCAGTGCGGCAACCTGGTTTTCGTTCAGGCATACGGTTGCGTTCCATGCTGCTTTCCATTCATTCCAGGAGATTGCGACCGATTCGCGAGCGAGTCGGATCCACGCGCTTTGACAGGCCTGCAGATCCCTGTGTGCTTCTCGATAGGACATGAGGGCAATGCGCGCGACCAGCTGGTTTTCGACGCGGATTTCATGGACCAGCGAAGTGAGCAGGGCTGGGCATGCAGGAGCGCTGAGGTCGACGGTTGGCAAGTCGCCACGACTCCATTCGCAGTGACTGCAGGGCAGGTGTTGAACGGACTGTTTCCGGAGCAGATTACAGAAGGGGTGATCCCATTTGCGCGGATAGGCACCCAGAACTTCGCCTTCTGGGGATAGAAACACTGCATGCAAGCCGCTGATCCAATGTGCGTCAGTCAGGCATTGCCGCAGTGCATCGCTGTGCGCAAGGCGGATGCGTAAGGCTCTGGAAAGCGTTTGGGGCATGATGGATTGAGAAAGGTGAACTTGCAGAAATTTAGATCAAAAAAGAGCAAAAAATGGAAGCAGCGGTTCTAGATTTGTAGGATAAGATCGAGTAGGATATAAACTGATATCAAAATCTGTAGCAATCTCATTTCACTATTATGAAAACAAGCCAGCCCAAGGATCTCTCGAAAATTATGGAACGCATGAAACTACCGCCGCACGCAGTGGATGTGATTGCCCATGCACCCAAAGTCACCATGGCGGAGAACGTGGACATGTTGATCGATCTTGCGGTGAGGGATGCAGGTCCCGATGGGTGGCATGTGGTTGACTACGAGGTTCCGGGAAAGGGAAGGGTGAAGGAAGCGCGTGTCTGCAGGGTAAAAAATGGGATCTGTGCCAACTATTTTGAACCTTACATGCGCCGCCGGGATCCTGACTGCATGGTCATCGGAGATTCCCTGCCAACCGATAAGCCGACCTATGAGCAACGCTACGGCAAAAGCTTTTCGGAGTTGCGGCAACAGACCTTTGAATGGCTCAAGACTCAGGAACTGGCCTGTTTTGCCTTTACAGCGGGCTTGCCGGGGAAAGGAACAGATGCGCTCGTCATTGCTCCGTCCAATGCAGGTTTTTTTGCACTTGGCCTCGCCATGCTGCAAGGGCTGACGCCTCCCTCTGAGTTACCCTATGATTTTGAACCCAAGGCGATCATTTATGTCGCTCCTCCGTTTCGACACACACACCTCGATGGCAAGCAAGTTGTCGTGCATCATCGTGGAGAAGCGATGCACGAGCTGTTCAGCTACAATCTCTATCCTGGACCGAGCGCGAAGAAGGGAATTTATGGAGTATTGCTGACCATTGGGGAAAAGGAAGACTGGATTACGATGCACTGCTCTGCGGCTCAGATCGTCACGCCCTACGAAAACAGCATTGGCATCTCTCATGAAGGTGCAAGCGGTGGTGGCAAGAGTGAAATGCTGGAGTTGCCTCATCGGGAAGAGGATGGATCCCTTTGCCTGGGTCGCAATACGCTGTCCGGAGAGGTTCGTACGATTACAATCCCCCAGTGTTGCCACATCCGCCCGGTTGCGGACGACATGGCTTTGTGTCATCCGAGTCTGAACAAGGGCAATGGGAAGTTGACCTTGGTGGATGCGGAGGATGCATGGTTTGTTCGGGTAAACCACATTGAGCGATATGGGGTCGACCCTCACCTGGAAAAGTTGTGCATTCATGCCAGTAAACCGCTGTTGTTTCTCAACATTGATGGCCAGCCCGGAGGAACGGCGCTGATCTGGGACCACATCGAAGATGCTCCGGGCCAGCGCTGTCCCAATCCGCGGGTGATTGTTCCCTGTGATGCTGTGCCGCATGTGCATCGCGGCACCCTTGACATCGACATCCGGTCTTTTGGGGTGCGCACACCGCCCTGCACGAGGGAAAATCCGAGTTATGGGATACTGGGCATGTTTCACCTGTTGCCTCCGTCGCTGGGTTGGTTGTGGCGTCTGGTCGCACCGCGCGGGCATGCGAATCCGAGCATCGTTGCAACCGAGGGAATGTCGAGTGAGGGAGTGGGTTCCTACTGGCCCTTTGCAACGGGAAGGCGGGTCGATCAGGCCAACCTCATTCTCAAGCAGATTCTGGACACTCCGAAAGTGAAGTATGTGCTCGTTCCGAATCAGCACATTGGGGCCTGGGAGGTGAGTTTCATGCCACAATGGGTGACTCGGGAGTACCTGGCCCGGCGTGGAGGCGCAAATTTTCAGGCCTCACAGGTGCAACCCTGCCGATGCCCGCTTCTCGGGTGGACTCCCAGTTCGATTCTGGTCGAGGGCCGTCCGATTGGGTCCTGGTTCTTCCAGGTTGAGAAACAACCCGAAGTGGGGCAGGAGGCTTACGAAGCTGGGGCAAAGATTCTGCATGATTTCTTCTGCAAGGAACTGCGTCAGTTTCAGGTTGAAGACCTGATGCCACTGGGCCGGGAAATCATCCAGTGCTGCATGGACAAGGGAAGCCTTGAAGACTATGAAAATCTCATCCCTCACGGCACGCTGGTCCGGGAGGCATGATTTTGTGAGTGCAGCCGAAGCGCCGCTTTGCCAGGTCGCAACCCTATGCAGCCTTCCGCTCTGACGGAAGGTTGCATTGCCTTGCTGTGCTATGATAGAACGCTGGATTCAGGATGACCGGATCTGGTTCTACCCTGATGCTGCAGCGCATGGAAGATTCAAAAGTTAACAAACCGGAATGGGCACCGAGTGAAGCGGGTCCTGAGTTTGCCTCCTTTGTGATGAAGGGGGTGAGCGGGTCGACCCCTGTATCAAGTCGTGCCCGAAAGAAACGGCGAGACTTGTCGGTGCAAGACTATGTGGCGGGAGTGCTCGAGCAGAACCGCACAATCCTGGCACGGGCAATCACCCTGATCGAAAGCAATGCAGAATCCCATCGGGAGCTGGGTCAGGCAGTCTTGCGGGAGCTGTTGCCCCATGCTGGCAAGTCGACCCGGGTAGGAATTACGGGCGTGCCGGGCGCGGGAAAGAGCACCTTTGTGGAATCCCTGGGTGTCACGCTCTGTGAGCGGGGGCATCGTGTTGCGGTGCTCGCGGTCGATCCAAGTTCAAGTCTCAGCGGCGGCAGTATACTCGGTGACAAGACCCGCATGGAAAAGCTCGCTCGCGACGAGCGCGCATTCATTCGCCCGTCCCCGACGGGTGGAGCACTGGGTGGTGTGGCGGAAAAGAGCCGCTCGACCATCGTGCTGTGTGAGGCGGCTGGATTCGATACGATTCTGGTGGAGACCGTCGGTGTAGGGCAGAACGAAACAACGGTTCGTCAGATGGTGGATTGCTTCCTGTTGCTCACGATTGCGGGAGCGGGGGATGACCTTCAGGGCATCAAAAAAGGAGTTGTGGAGCTGGCTGATATTTTTGCGGTGAACAAGGCTGACGGAAACAATATGCTGCGTGCCCAGCGTGCCCGAAGCGAAATGGAAACCGTGCTGCACTACCTCACCCCCTATACCCCGGGATGGAAGATCCCGGCACTGACGTGTTCGGCAAAAACCGGAGATGGGGTGCAGGAACTCTGGTCCAGGGTGGAAGCGTTCCAGGAGCACCTGAGGTTGAAGGGGTTGCTCGAAAGGCGCCGTGCTCAGCAAAACGTGAATTGGATGCACGAGATGATGTTGCAGGAACTCAAGCAGCGTTTTTTGCATCATCCTGCAGTGAAACCCCGGCTCCGGGAACTGGAGCAACAGGTTGCCGGTGGAGAACTTCCCGCCTACACTGCCGCCAGGGATTTGCTCGAAATCTTTTTGAGGGATGCCTGACGGAATCTGGGGCCACAGGTGTGGAAACAGAGATGGCCGCCCTCGAACCTGAAAGGGCGGCCACTGATGTTGTTGCTTTGTATCGTTGTGATCTTTTCGGTGGATTGACTCCGAAAAAGTGTGCGTAATCTGAGCGAAAGCGGGACTAGATTTCGAGTGCTTTGACGCTCGCAGATCCATTGACTGTCTCAAGTTTTACCCTGGGGCCGCCACCGTTGATACGAGCGTGAAGCTCCCGGCGTTTATGTACGGCATCGGCAGGCAGATCGAAATCGCAGTGAATGCCGCCATTCACGGTTTCAATGTCGAGATCAAATGCTGCATTGGCAGGGAGTTTAACCTTGATGCTGCCGTTGACAGTTTCGAAGGAGAGGGACTCAAACGATGCATCAGATGCAAAACTGCATTCAATCGAACCGTTCACAGTTTCCATTTGGGCTTTTGCGTGCAAGTTACTGGCGTGAATCCGCCCATTGACGGTTTCGATATTGACGGAACCCTCCAGTGCATCGGCACTGATGGAACCATTGACGGAATCGAGACCGACGTTCATGCCGGCGGGTACCCGGAGTTGGTATTCCACGGTTGCATTGAGTTGTGATCCCGTGACCCACTGCCAGAAACCGCCCTGTTTGCGCGGTAGTTTGGTTTCCACTTTCAGGGTGGAGCCGTCGGGCTTGATATCGATTTGAATCTGTTCAAGGTAGGATTCGGCATCGGAATCGCTGCCCGCCCGCACCTTGCGGATGGCGATCAGTTCAATCTGATCAGAAGCATCGCCGGTGCAGGTGATGGAGCCGTTGATGTTGGAAACTTCCACGCGCTCGAACTCTGCAGCGGAAAACTGATGAGTGACGCTGTCTTCCAGGCTGGCTGCCTGAGTATATACTGCGGTTCCGAGCCCGATCAAAAGCAGGGAAAGCAGGGTAGGAATAGGGAATGTCTTATGCATGATGAATAGCAGGTTTATTGTGAATGAACATACGCTTGCATCATGCCAAATGTTTCAGATTCCCCGAAATAGGGGAAGAAGCCTGGAAAATCCACTGCCACAGAGCGTGAATTACCTGATAATTTGGCGAGGAATTTAAGATCTTGGCGAAATCGGCCAATTTTGTAGACGATACAACTGAGGCTTTCAGAGTCTCTTAATTCTGAAATTTAGAAAATCTAATACTTGAATACGTGACTATTAGTCATTAGCTTCTGCGTCATGGAAAAACGACCATTTAAAGTGTTAGGAATTCAACAGATCGCGATCGGTGGCCTGGACAAGGGCAAACTGGCTACCTTCTGGGTGGACATGCTGGGTCTGGTCAAGGAGAAGGATTTTCAGAGCGAGCGTGAAAACGTGGATGAGGATGTACTGCTGATGGGCAGTGGACCCCATGCGGTTGAGGTGGATCTGATGCAACCGCTCGATCCCGAAAAAAAACCGAAGGTACATGAACCTGCGCTGAATCACGTCGGCTTGTGGGTAGATGATCTTGAAAAGGCAGTACAGTGGCTGACTGCACAGGGAGTTCGCTTCACGCCAGGTGGCATTCGACCGGGAGCTAGCGGGTACAATGTATGTTTCATCCATCCCAAGGCGAATGAGGAGTTTC includes:
- the scpA gene encoding methylmalonyl-CoA mutase, which codes for MAPQPDFTQLSYREDAAPADLQAWKARFQEQLGRDIDEMSWRTAEQINVRPLYTAEDTQGMVHTRYQAGIPPFLRGPYATMYVFRPWTVRQYAGFSTAEESNAFYRRNLAAGQTGLSVAFDLATHRGYDSDHDRVVGDVGKAGVAIDSILDMEILFDRIPLNKVSVSMTMNGAVLPVLAFYIVAALEQGAKLEELSGTIQNDILKEYMVRNTYIYPPVPSMKIIADIFEYTSKYMPKFNSISISGYHMQEAGATADLEMAYTLADGREYIRAGIQAGIPVDAFAPRLSFFWAQGKNYFMEVAKMRAARVLWARIVNEFNPKNPKSLALRTHSQTSGWSLTEQDPYNNVARTCVEAMAASLGHTQSLHTNALDEAIALPTDFSARIARNTQLFLQDETGICKVIDPWGGSYYLESLTQELIRKGWDHICEVESYGGMAKAIEEGLPKLRIEEAAARRQAWIDSGKETIVGVNKYRLEKEDPLEILDIDNTAVRLSQIERLKKLRAERDESACQAALHALEAAAASGKGNLLELAVAAAQARASLGEISDACEKTFGRHQAVIRSISGVYSSEFGNQEAMEKVKQRTKAFEAKEGRRPRIMVAKMGQDGHDRGAKVVATAYADMGFDVDIGPLFQTPEETARQAVENDCHIVAMSSLAAGHKTLLPHLVAELRKLDREDMIVVCGGVIPAQDYDYLYENGASAIFGPGTVITDSANQLLDLLEDL
- a CDS encoding AraC family transcriptional regulator gives rise to the protein MPQTLSRALRIRLAHSDALRQCLTDAHWISGLHAVFLSPEGEVLGAYPRKWDHPFCNLLRKQSVQHLPCSHCEWSRGDLPTVDLSAPACPALLTSLVHEIRVENQLVARIALMSYREAHRDLQACQSAWIRLARESVAISWNEWKAAWNATVCLNENQVAALRRWLRLAVQEVMKELDTDPRLRGREPALPGLVHRTCAIVRQHYMQPLRLSGIAEQCGVSAEHLSRVFHQSTGLRFRDYLAEVRLNEASRLLMEENMRIAEVAESVGHNSLSRFNRAFKDYTGMTPGAWRRRARSRHWNRDEGTGEPDNPIPE
- the meaB gene encoding methylmalonyl Co-A mutase-associated GTPase MeaB gives rise to the protein MEDSKVNKPEWAPSEAGPEFASFVMKGVSGSTPVSSRARKKRRDLSVQDYVAGVLEQNRTILARAITLIESNAESHRELGQAVLRELLPHAGKSTRVGITGVPGAGKSTFVESLGVTLCERGHRVAVLAVDPSSSLSGGSILGDKTRMEKLARDERAFIRPSPTGGALGGVAEKSRSTIVLCEAAGFDTILVETVGVGQNETTVRQMVDCFLLLTIAGAGDDLQGIKKGVVELADIFAVNKADGNNMLRAQRARSEMETVLHYLTPYTPGWKIPALTCSAKTGDGVQELWSRVEAFQEHLRLKGLLERRRAQQNVNWMHEMMLQELKQRFLHHPAVKPRLRELEQQVAGGELPAYTAARDLLEIFLRDA
- a CDS encoding methylmalonyl-CoA mutase family protein, translating into MTALSEIEQELQATFPAHSYQEWKDAAEALLKGKPFEKVLVTPTYEGFELQPIFREEDRALLPFAADLPGAGSYVRARSASGVVGGRWKVSQEQTGARASELNAALKQDLNGGVTEVHVVLDYASQKGIDADLAREGEVGGCGLSLTTLEDLEIALDGVDLREVSLFVESGTSAVAVYQMLRAYASKRGIDLKQLHGNLGADPIGFWARNGGSPLKMEAAIKELAGPVSDLKESALGVIYVDGNVFHNAGSSAVQELGFSLAVANAYFKLLHEQGLDVGVIASSMRLGLGIGSHYFLEIAKLRASRLLWSRMLRAWGVELDVLPLHLHARTSIWNKTQVDPYVNMLRVTSEAFSAVIGGCDSLHVGPFDEVVRQPDAFSRRIARNVHTILAEECDLTRVIDPAGGSYYVEWLTDQVAQKAWQWFQKVEAEGGILAAMKSGMVQRSIADVAAKRLSNIETRRDVIVGTNQYANATEKPLDPRPVDYAALKAERAAAVAVAKGRASVGDDLAQAFLDGATLGEVVAGYREGRVEDVIEALPTRRAAEAYEALRAASASYRAQHGHAPRIFQANWGPSRSYRMRADWTSAFYQAGGFEVINDTDFESVDSLTQALSNSGAAVAVITSSDEAYAEWAETLARAIKSVDASIYVILAGAPGESEQRWRDAGVDDFVNVRVNNYQMLERLMKRTGGIA
- a CDS encoding VOC family protein; translation: MEKRPFKVLGIQQIAIGGLDKGKLATFWVDMLGLVKEKDFQSERENVDEDVLLMGSGPHAVEVDLMQPLDPEKKPKVHEPALNHVGLWVDDLEKAVQWLTAQGVRFTPGGIRPGASGYNVCFIHPKANEEFPLCSEGVLVELVQAPAEVIAAKS
- a CDS encoding DUF4914 family protein, which produces MERMKLPPHAVDVIAHAPKVTMAENVDMLIDLAVRDAGPDGWHVVDYEVPGKGRVKEARVCRVKNGICANYFEPYMRRRDPDCMVIGDSLPTDKPTYEQRYGKSFSELRQQTFEWLKTQELACFAFTAGLPGKGTDALVIAPSNAGFFALGLAMLQGLTPPSELPYDFEPKAIIYVAPPFRHTHLDGKQVVVHHRGEAMHELFSYNLYPGPSAKKGIYGVLLTIGEKEDWITMHCSAAQIVTPYENSIGISHEGASGGGKSEMLELPHREEDGSLCLGRNTLSGEVRTITIPQCCHIRPVADDMALCHPSLNKGNGKLTLVDAEDAWFVRVNHIERYGVDPHLEKLCIHASKPLLFLNIDGQPGGTALIWDHIEDAPGQRCPNPRVIVPCDAVPHVHRGTLDIDIRSFGVRTPPCTRENPSYGILGMFHLLPPSLGWLWRLVAPRGHANPSIVATEGMSSEGVGSYWPFATGRRVDQANLILKQILDTPKVKYVLVPNQHIGAWEVSFMPQWVTREYLARRGGANFQASQVQPCRCPLLGWTPSSILVEGRPIGSWFFQVEKQPEVGQEAYEAGAKILHDFFCKELRQFQVEDLMPLGREIIQCCMDKGSLEDYENLIPHGTLVREA
- a CDS encoding DUF4097 family beta strand repeat-containing protein, whose product is MHKTFPIPTLLSLLLIGLGTAVYTQAASLEDSVTHQFSAAEFERVEVSNINGSITCTGDASDQIELIAIRKVRAGSDSDAESYLEQIQIDIKPDGSTLKVETKLPRKQGGFWQWVTGSQLNATVEYQLRVPAGMNVGLDSVNGSISADALEGSVNIETVNGRIHASNLHAKAQMETVNGSIECSFASDASFESLSFETVNGSIKVKLPANAAFDLDIETVNGGIHCDFDLPADAVHKRRELHARINGGGPRVKLETVNGSASVKALEI